A stretch of Phragmites australis chromosome 12, lpPhrAust1.1, whole genome shotgun sequence DNA encodes these proteins:
- the LOC133887512 gene encoding uncharacterized protein LOC133887512, which yields MASRRWFAYDPYDYYTTTPHQYPYPYYHHQSAPDRSAGGFFPDAADTKPAARAAARPRAGSSRSVSIPVHFVGSDPEPERETARMPAPAAVPRKQVLSEEEAAVKLQAAARGFLARKTVRAVREVEREAEEVARRVAREAEAPRVDARTRIAVGEELMRLLLRLDAVRGAREYRRRVTKKVLVLQDAVDALEPRLAPAPTAVAEKPDTADVSPAVEMAEMASELPDAAEHGGETEPKTAAEMEVDGGRAACEPDAAEETELAQDGANIGADRPVNADAEGEWEMVTEEPGPAASSEAAPRPQEPAGEEIRRTAEAGAADALDARKVMEMVAALCERSAQQCAVIGALAERVDALERAVRRVENAERRRRRGKKLRKEGRGSNHRKYYSE from the coding sequence ATGGCGTCTCGTCGCTGGTTCGCGTACGACCCCTACGACTACTACACCACCACCCCGCACCAGTACCCCTACCCGTACTACCACCATCAATCAGCCCCTGACCGCAGCGCCGGCGGCTTCTTCCCCGACGCCGCGGACACCaagccggcggcgagggcggccgCTCGACCGAGAGCCGGGTCGTCGAGGTCGGTCTCTATTCCAGTCCACTTCGTCGGGTCCGACCCGGAGCCGGAGCGGGAGACGGCTAGgatgccggcgccggcggcggttCCGAGGAAGCAGGTTctgtcggaggaggaggcggcggtgaagctgcaggcggcggcgcgcgggtTCTTGGCGAGGAAGACAGTGCGGGCGGTGCGCGAGGTGGAacgggaggcggaggaggtggcTCGGAGGGTGGCGCGCGAGGCAGAGGCGCCGCGCGTGGACGCCAGAACGAGGATTGCCGTCGGGGAGGAGCTCAtgaggctgctgctgcggctCGACGCGGTGCGCGGCGCGCGGGAGTACCGAAGGAGGGTGACCAAGAAGGTGCTCGTGCTGCAGGACGCTGTCGACGCCCTCGAGCCCAGGCTGGCGCCGGCACCCACGGCGGTGGCGGAGAAGCCCGATACCGCGGACGTCTCGCCAGCCGTCGAGATGGCGGAGATGGCGTCGGAGCTGCCGGACGCCGCGGAGCATGGCGGTGAGACGGAACCGAAGACTGCGGCCGAGATGGAGGTGGACGGAGGCAGAGCCGCCTGCGAACCGGACGCGGCAGAGGAAACTGAACTGGCGCAGGACGGCGCGAATATTGGGGCTGACAGGCCGGTGAATGCGGACGCGGAGGGCGAGTGGGAGATGGTGACGGAGGAACCCGGGCCGGCGGCGTCCTCCGAAGCGGCGCCGCGGCCGCAAGAACCGGCGGGGGAGGAGATCAGGAGGACGGCGGAGGCCGGTGCCGCCGACGCCCTGGACGCGAGGAAGGTGATGGAGATGGTGGCGGCGCTGTGCGAGCGGAGCGCGCAGCAGTGTGCTGTGATCGGCGCGCTGGCGGAGCGCGTGGACGCGCTGGAGCGCGCCGTGAGGCGGGTGGAGAATGCCgaacggcgccggcggcggggcaAGAAGCTCAGAAAGGAGGGCAGGGGGAGCAACCACCGCAAGTACTACAGCGAATAA